A region of Burkholderiales bacterium DNA encodes the following proteins:
- the pgeF gene encoding peptidoglycan editing factor PgeF, with the protein MFNPDWIVPDWPAPANARAVITTRAGGVSAGPYASFNLGYSTGDDTQAVRANRERLRAMLPAEPRWLKQVHGARVVEAESVADGPQADASTAREPGTVCAIMVADCLPILLTDADGSVVAAAHAGWRGLAAGVIDNTIAAMVERGADGRSLMAYIGPGIGPTAFEVGDDVLEAYTAKDAGAKSAFRPHAQGKWLADLPSLARRTLERCGVARVYGGDLCTYDNAQRFYSYRRDRITGRMGAFIWRV; encoded by the coding sequence CCCGCACCCGCAAACGCGCGGGCGGTGATCACCACGCGGGCAGGCGGCGTGAGCGCCGGCCCGTACGCGAGCTTCAACCTCGGTTACAGCACCGGCGACGACACGCAGGCGGTGCGCGCGAACCGCGAGCGATTGCGCGCGATGCTGCCGGCTGAACCGCGCTGGCTCAAACAGGTGCACGGCGCGCGCGTCGTCGAAGCCGAAAGCGTCGCCGACGGCCCGCAGGCCGACGCGTCGACGGCGCGCGAGCCGGGCACGGTGTGCGCGATCATGGTCGCCGACTGCCTGCCGATCCTGTTGACCGACGCCGACGGCAGCGTGGTCGCCGCTGCACACGCGGGGTGGCGCGGCCTCGCGGCCGGCGTCATCGACAACACCATCGCGGCGATGGTCGAGCGCGGCGCCGACGGCAGGAGCCTCATGGCGTACATCGGACCCGGCATCGGGCCGACGGCGTTCGAAGTGGGCGACGACGTCCTCGAAGCCTACACGGCGAAGGATGCCGGCGCGAAAAGCGCTTTCCGGCCGCACGCACAAGGCAAGTGGCTCGCCGACCTGCCGTCGCTCGCGCGGCGCACGCTCGAGCGCTGCGGCGTCGCGCGCGTCTACGGCGGCGACCTTTGCACGTACGACAACGCGCAGCGCTTCTATTCCTACCGCCGCGACCGCATCACCGGGCGTATGGGCGCTTTCATCTGGCGCGTATAA
- a CDS encoding ZIP family metal transporter, whose product MTSLTWIVATTLAGGVLSVLVASFFATFASAAHIPVLISYAVGALLGAVFIELLPHAFEVATSMQAMAATILGGILLFFVLEKLVLWRHCHLEQCEAHDPSVQDHAHSHAAPPPNGAHDHGRSGLMILIGDTFHNFVDGILVAAAFLANTELGIVTALAIIAHEIPQEVGDFLILLHSGYTRRAALLLNMLSSVAMVVGGVIAYFALQTVQQWVPPLLGLAAASMLYVAVADLIPGLHRRAELGATAQQVVLIGLGIATIWLVGEVVHSYV is encoded by the coding sequence ATGACTTCCCTGACCTGGATCGTCGCGACGACCCTCGCGGGTGGCGTGCTCTCGGTGCTCGTCGCCTCGTTCTTCGCGACGTTCGCGAGCGCGGCGCACATCCCGGTGCTCATCAGCTATGCCGTCGGCGCGCTGCTCGGCGCGGTGTTCATCGAGCTGCTGCCCCACGCCTTCGAGGTCGCCACCAGCATGCAGGCGATGGCCGCGACGATACTGGGCGGCATCCTGCTCTTCTTCGTGCTCGAAAAGCTCGTGCTGTGGCGCCACTGCCACCTCGAGCAGTGCGAGGCGCACGATCCGTCGGTCCAGGATCACGCGCACAGCCACGCCGCGCCGCCGCCCAACGGCGCCCACGATCACGGCCGCAGCGGCCTGATGATCCTCATCGGGGACACCTTCCACAACTTCGTCGACGGCATCCTCGTCGCCGCCGCGTTTCTCGCCAACACCGAGCTCGGGATCGTCACCGCGCTCGCGATCATCGCCCACGAGATTCCGCAGGAAGTGGGCGACTTCCTGATCCTGCTGCACTCGGGATATACCCGCCGCGCCGCGCTCCTCCTCAACATGCTCTCCAGCGTGGCGATGGTCGTGGGCGGCGTGATCGCGTATTTCGCGCTGCAGACCGTGCAGCAGTGGGTGCCGCCGCTCCTCGGGCTGGCCGCGGCGAGCATGCTCTACGTGGCCGTCGCCGATCTCATCCCGGGCCTGCACCGCCGGGCGGAGCTCGGCGCGACGGCGCAGCAGGTCGTCCTGATCGGACTGGGCATCGCGACGATCTGGCTGGTCGGCGAAGTCGTGCACTCGTACGTCTGA
- the phaC gene encoding class I poly(R)-hydroxyalkanoic acid synthase: protein MAEEPSRTGSPAPASMQALADLNRQLLERMMKPLAEDGTAPGSGAMLKSLTTAFAADPQRWLDIQSRYYQKQLELWTSVSTTAPDAAPPQVVQAESGDRRFRGADWQQPYWSFLAQSYLLNARLLSELVEAAELPARDKKKLSFYTRQYIDAMAPSNFPWSNPEALKLAGETGGESLAAGLRNFAGDIDRGLVSMTDETAFEVGGNLALTPGAVVYENELMQLIQYHPATDTVYERPLVIVPPCINKYYILDLQPQNSFVRYAVEQGHTVFIASWRNMPESMGTTTWDDYLQQGVMRALDVALDITGADKVNALGFCIGGTLLGSALAVRRAQGDDRVASLTLLAAMLDFCDTGEISVFVDKAYVGKRERDFANGGVMPGKELALTFASLRANDLIWQYVVNNYLKGKTPEAFDLLYWNGDSTNLPGAMYAYYVRNMYLENNLKKPGKLTMCGVPVDLRKIDMPAYVVAARDDHIVPWQTAYASARHLKGAVQFVLGASGHIAGVINPASRNRRNFWAGGKLMKDPARWLEAATDTPGSWWKHWSEWLAKQAGERIPACSTPGSDEYPEIEPAPGRYVKEKTV from the coding sequence ATGGCCGAAGAACCGTCTCGCACCGGATCGCCCGCTCCCGCCTCCATGCAGGCGCTCGCCGACCTCAACCGCCAACTCCTCGAGCGCATGATGAAGCCGCTCGCGGAAGACGGCACCGCGCCCGGCAGCGGCGCGATGCTGAAATCGCTGACGACGGCGTTCGCCGCCGATCCCCAGCGCTGGCTCGACATCCAGAGCCGTTATTACCAGAAACAGCTCGAGCTCTGGACCAGCGTTTCGACGACGGCGCCCGATGCCGCGCCGCCGCAGGTCGTCCAGGCCGAGTCGGGCGACCGCCGCTTCCGCGGCGCCGACTGGCAGCAGCCGTACTGGAGCTTTCTCGCGCAGTCGTACCTCCTCAACGCGCGCCTGCTCTCGGAGCTCGTCGAAGCCGCCGAGCTTCCGGCGCGCGACAAGAAGAAGCTCTCCTTCTATACGCGGCAGTACATCGACGCCATGGCGCCGTCGAACTTCCCGTGGAGCAATCCCGAGGCGCTGAAGCTCGCCGGCGAGACCGGCGGCGAAAGCCTGGCTGCGGGGCTGCGCAACTTCGCAGGTGACATCGACCGGGGGCTGGTCTCGATGACCGACGAGACCGCCTTCGAGGTCGGCGGCAATCTCGCGCTGACGCCGGGCGCGGTGGTGTACGAGAACGAGCTCATGCAGCTCATCCAGTACCATCCTGCGACCGACACGGTCTACGAACGGCCGCTCGTCATCGTCCCGCCGTGCATCAACAAGTACTACATCCTCGACCTCCAGCCGCAGAACTCGTTCGTGCGCTACGCCGTCGAGCAGGGCCACACGGTGTTCATCGCCTCGTGGCGCAACATGCCCGAGTCGATGGGCACCACCACGTGGGACGATTACCTGCAGCAAGGGGTCATGCGCGCGCTGGACGTCGCGCTGGACATCACCGGCGCGGACAAGGTGAACGCGCTGGGGTTCTGCATCGGCGGCACGCTGCTCGGCAGCGCGCTCGCGGTGCGCCGCGCGCAGGGTGACGATCGGGTCGCCAGCCTCACGCTGCTCGCGGCGATGCTCGACTTCTGCGACACCGGCGAGATCTCGGTCTTCGTCGACAAGGCGTACGTCGGCAAGCGCGAGCGCGACTTCGCGAACGGCGGCGTCATGCCGGGCAAGGAGCTCGCCCTCACCTTCGCGTCGCTGCGCGCCAACGATCTCATCTGGCAGTACGTCGTCAACAACTATCTCAAGGGCAAGACGCCGGAAGCTTTCGACCTCCTCTACTGGAACGGCGACAGCACCAACCTTCCGGGCGCGATGTATGCGTACTACGTGCGCAACATGTACCTCGAGAACAACCTGAAGAAGCCGGGCAAGCTCACGATGTGCGGCGTGCCGGTCGACCTGCGCAAGATCGACATGCCGGCATACGTCGTCGCAGCGCGCGACGATCACATCGTGCCGTGGCAGACGGCGTACGCGAGCGCGCGACACCTCAAGGGCGCCGTGCAGTTCGTGCTCGGCGCGAGCGGACACATCGCCGGCGTCATCAATCCGGCGTCCCGCAACCGCCGCAATTTCTGGGCCGGCGGTAAACTCATGAAGGACCCGGCGCGATGGCTGGAAGCAGCGACCGACACGCCGGGGAGCTGGTGGAAGCACTGGAGCGAGTGGCTCGCGAAGCAGGCGGGCGAACGCATCCCGGCGTGCTCGACGCCCGGCAGCGACGAGTATCCCGAGATCGAACCCGCACCGGGGCGGTACGTGAAAGAGAAGACGGTTTGA
- the phbB gene encoding acetoacetyl-CoA reductase: protein MAQRLAVVTGGMGGLGEAICVKLSAMGYKVVATYSPGNTKSKQWLDEMKGQGHQFSAVEVDVADFDSCQKAVKQIAAEHGPVDVLVNNAGITRDMTFKKMDRANWDAVMKTNLDSVFNMTKPVIDGMADRGWGRIINVSSVNGQKGAFGQTNYSAAKAGMHGFTKAAALEYARKGVTVNTISPGYIGTKMVLAIPKDILDSKIVPQIPVGRLGKPEEVAGLVAYLCSEEAAFVTGANIAINGGQHMQ from the coding sequence ATGGCACAGCGTTTGGCGGTGGTTACCGGCGGGATGGGCGGATTGGGCGAGGCGATCTGCGTAAAGCTTTCCGCCATGGGCTACAAGGTCGTCGCCACGTATTCGCCCGGCAATACCAAATCGAAGCAATGGCTCGACGAGATGAAGGGTCAGGGCCATCAGTTCAGCGCCGTGGAGGTCGACGTCGCCGACTTCGATTCGTGCCAGAAAGCGGTGAAGCAGATCGCGGCCGAGCACGGGCCGGTCGACGTGCTCGTCAACAACGCCGGCATCACCCGCGACATGACCTTCAAGAAGATGGACCGGGCGAACTGGGACGCGGTGATGAAGACCAACCTCGACAGCGTCTTCAACATGACCAAGCCGGTGATCGACGGCATGGCCGACCGCGGCTGGGGCCGCATCATCAACGTCTCCTCGGTGAACGGCCAGAAAGGCGCGTTCGGCCAGACCAACTACTCCGCGGCCAAGGCCGGCATGCACGGGTTCACCAAGGCGGCGGCGCTCGAGTACGCAAGGAAGGGCGTGACCGTGAACACGATCTCCCCCGGCTATATCGGGACCAAGATGGTGCTGGCGATCCCGAAGGACATCCTCGATTCCAAGATCGTCCCGCAGATTCCGGTCGGCCGCCTCGGCAAGCCCGAGGAGGTCGCGGGCCTGGTGGCTTATCTCTGCTCGGAGGAGGCCGCCTTCGTCACGGGCGCCAACATCGCCATCAACGGCGGACAGCACATGCAGTGA
- the phaR gene encoding polyhydroxyalkanoate synthesis repressor PhaR gives MSQQPSRIIKKYPNRRLYDTETSSYITLQDVKKLVLEQVDFRVEDAKSKDDLTRSILLQIILEEETAGAPMFSSDMLSQIIRFYGNAMQGMMGTYLEKNIHTFIDMQKRLQEQSRQIYGQNPMINSDAWGEFVKMQGPALQGFMSRYLEQSANAFMEMQQQLQQQTRNMFGNFQFPGFPGAQPNKPEPEGGGDDKK, from the coding sequence ATGTCGCAGCAGCCGTCGAGAATCATCAAGAAGTATCCGAATCGCCGGTTGTACGACACCGAGACGAGCAGCTACATCACCCTGCAGGACGTGAAGAAGCTCGTGCTCGAGCAAGTCGACTTCCGCGTCGAGGACGCGAAGAGCAAGGACGATCTGACCCGCAGCATCCTGCTCCAGATCATCCTCGAGGAAGAAACCGCGGGCGCGCCGATGTTCTCCTCCGACATGCTCTCGCAGATCATCCGCTTCTACGGCAACGCGATGCAGGGCATGATGGGGACGTATCTCGAGAAGAACATCCACACCTTCATCGACATGCAGAAGCGCCTCCAGGAGCAGTCGCGGCAGATCTACGGCCAGAACCCGATGATCAACTCCGACGCCTGGGGCGAGTTCGTGAAGATGCAGGGGCCGGCGCTCCAGGGCTTCATGAGCCGCTATCTCGAGCAGAGCGCGAACGCGTTCATGGAGATGCAGCAGCAGCTCCAGCAGCAGACGCGCAACATGTTCGGCAATTTCCAGTTCCCCGGTTTCCCCGGGGCGCAGCCGAATAAACCCGAACCCGAAGGCGGCGGCGACGACAAGAAGTAG
- the rimO gene encoding 30S ribosomal protein S12 methylthiotransferase RimO: MSTQAPAKVGFVSLGCPKATVDSERILTQLRAEGYLISPSYEGADLVVVNTCGFIDAAVAESLDAIGEALDKNGKVIVTGCLGAKGDVVQKTHPRVLAVTGPHATEEVMSAVHTHLPKPHDPFVDLVPPQGVRLTPKHYAYLKISEGCNHRCAFCIIPSMRGDLVSRPIGDVMKEAEALVDAGVKELLVVSQDTSAYGVDVKYRTGFWGGRPLKTRMTELARALGELGVWVRLHYVYPYPHVDEAIPLMAEGKVLPYLDVPFQHASARVLKAMKRPASSENNLARIKRWREICPQLTIRSTFIVGFPGETESDFEELLAFLEEAQLDRVGCFAYSPVEGAAANALADPVPEEVKEARRERFMEVQARISAERLARKVGRTLTVLVDEVDEGGAVGRTPADAPEIDGLVHMPRSHKLKQGELAEVLIEDSDEHDLYGRPA; encoded by the coding sequence GTGAGCACTCAAGCGCCCGCCAAGGTGGGCTTTGTCTCTTTGGGCTGTCCCAAAGCGACGGTCGATTCCGAACGCATCCTCACGCAGCTGCGCGCGGAGGGCTATCTCATCTCGCCGTCGTACGAAGGCGCGGACCTGGTCGTCGTCAACACCTGCGGCTTCATCGACGCCGCCGTGGCCGAATCGCTGGATGCGATCGGCGAGGCGCTCGACAAGAACGGCAAAGTGATCGTCACCGGCTGCCTCGGCGCCAAGGGCGACGTCGTGCAGAAGACGCACCCCAGGGTGCTCGCGGTGACCGGCCCGCACGCCACCGAAGAAGTGATGTCCGCGGTGCATACGCACCTGCCGAAGCCGCACGATCCCTTCGTCGACCTCGTGCCGCCGCAGGGCGTGCGCCTCACGCCGAAGCATTACGCGTATCTCAAGATCTCCGAAGGCTGCAACCATCGTTGCGCCTTCTGCATCATCCCGTCCATGCGCGGCGACCTCGTGAGCCGGCCCATCGGAGACGTGATGAAGGAAGCCGAAGCGCTCGTCGACGCGGGCGTGAAAGAGCTCCTCGTCGTGTCTCAGGACACCAGCGCCTACGGCGTCGACGTCAAGTACCGCACCGGCTTCTGGGGCGGCCGCCCGCTGAAAACGCGCATGACCGAGCTCGCCCGCGCGCTCGGCGAGCTCGGCGTGTGGGTGCGCCTGCATTACGTCTATCCCTACCCGCACGTCGACGAAGCGATCCCGCTGATGGCGGAGGGCAAGGTCCTTCCCTACCTCGACGTGCCTTTCCAGCACGCGAGCGCGCGGGTGCTGAAAGCGATGAAGCGTCCCGCGAGCTCGGAGAACAACCTCGCGCGCATCAAGCGCTGGCGCGAGATCTGCCCGCAGCTCACGATTCGCAGCACTTTCATCGTCGGCTTCCCCGGCGAGACCGAGAGCGATTTCGAGGAGCTCCTCGCCTTCCTCGAAGAAGCGCAGCTCGATCGCGTCGGCTGCTTCGCCTATTCGCCGGTCGAAGGCGCGGCGGCGAACGCGCTGGCCGACCCCGTGCCCGAGGAAGTGAAGGAAGCGCGCCGCGAGCGGTTCATGGAAGTTCAGGCGCGCATCAGCGCCGAACGGCTTGCACGCAAGGTCGGCCGCACGCTGACCGTGCTGGTCGACGAGGTCGACGAGGGCGGCGCGGTCGGCCGCACACCCGCCGACGCGCCGGAGATCGACGGGCTGGTGCACATGCCGCGCTCGCACAAGCTGAAACAGGGCGAGCTCGCCGAAGTGCTCATCGAGGATTCGGACGAGCACGATCTCTACGGCAGGCCCGCCTGA
- a CDS encoding FkbM family methyltransferase, translating to MIPADALEKHEVRLGKTTLDFWTRKASHADAGVLQQVFVQQDYHFEQWAQGQLVRRLYDSVRAGGVTPLILDAGANIGASAAWFRALFPEARIVAVEPAPDNVELLRLNCTGPNVTIVEGAVGAEDGTMHLVDPGRGEWAYRVEAEGGRPVAVHSIAALLERAGSAFPLVCKLDIEGGEADLFATNTEWVDRFALIAIELHDWLLPFKGTSRRFLQTIAALDFEVINRGENLFCFNSSFFE from the coding sequence GTGATTCCTGCCGACGCGCTCGAGAAGCACGAAGTCAGGCTCGGTAAGACCACGCTCGACTTCTGGACGCGCAAGGCGTCCCACGCCGACGCCGGGGTGCTGCAGCAGGTATTCGTCCAGCAGGATTACCACTTCGAGCAATGGGCGCAGGGACAGCTCGTGCGGCGCCTCTACGACAGCGTGCGTGCCGGAGGCGTCACGCCGCTCATCCTCGACGCCGGCGCCAACATCGGCGCGAGCGCGGCGTGGTTTCGCGCGCTGTTTCCCGAGGCCCGGATCGTCGCGGTGGAGCCCGCGCCCGACAACGTCGAGCTCCTGCGCCTGAACTGCACGGGCCCGAACGTCACCATCGTCGAAGGCGCGGTCGGCGCCGAGGACGGGACGATGCACCTCGTCGATCCCGGCCGCGGCGAATGGGCCTATCGTGTCGAAGCCGAGGGCGGCCGGCCGGTCGCGGTCCATTCGATCGCCGCGCTGCTCGAACGCGCCGGTTCGGCATTCCCGCTGGTGTGCAAGCTCGACATCGAAGGCGGCGAAGCCGATCTCTTCGCGACGAACACCGAATGGGTGGACCGCTTCGCGCTCATCGCGATCGAGCTGCACGACTGGCTGCTGCCCTTCAAGGGCACGTCGCGGCGCTTTCTCCAGACGATCGCCGCGCTCGATTTCGAAGTGATCAACCGCGGCGAAAACCTCTTCTGCTTCAACTCGAGCTTTTTCGAGTGA
- a CDS encoding LysR substrate-binding domain-containing protein, with protein sequence MKPPRLPLSSLRTFAVVARLLSVTKAADELKVTPSAVSHHIKLLEEYLETKLLRRTGNKIALTAAGERYVAQVEDGLLLLSNATRNLKAAKDQPILRVACPPSLGMLWLMGRIGGFMKERDDISLSMTMVPDPTILLRSAFDVGLWYGQGPLSGLRVVPLSRNPIFPICSPHLARHAGAIAEPGDLANHTLLDSSDETYYDKQPQRPGWHGWLQAAGLPDIAGKRYLNFTPRVYMHQAVRECLGVGLSRGLLAVDELAEKQIVVPFGPAVEQPSTYNLVCPTVLIKRRDVIAFTEWIVSEAQRSMSILDKLLAEFR encoded by the coding sequence ATGAAACCCCCGCGTTTACCGCTCTCGAGCCTGAGAACATTCGCCGTGGTCGCGCGGCTGCTGAGCGTCACCAAGGCGGCCGACGAGCTGAAGGTCACCCCGTCGGCGGTCAGCCATCACATCAAGCTGCTGGAGGAATATCTCGAGACCAAGCTGCTGCGTCGCACGGGCAACAAGATCGCGCTGACCGCCGCGGGCGAGCGCTACGTCGCTCAGGTCGAGGACGGTCTGCTGCTCCTGTCGAACGCGACGCGCAATCTGAAGGCCGCGAAAGACCAGCCCATCCTGCGGGTCGCATGCCCCCCGAGCCTCGGGATGCTGTGGCTGATGGGGCGCATCGGCGGCTTCATGAAAGAGCGCGACGACATCTCGCTGTCGATGACGATGGTGCCCGATCCGACGATCCTGCTCCGCAGCGCTTTCGACGTCGGGCTCTGGTACGGGCAGGGCCCGCTCAGCGGACTGCGTGTCGTGCCGCTCAGCCGCAACCCGATATTCCCGATCTGCAGCCCGCACCTGGCGAGACACGCAGGCGCGATCGCCGAGCCGGGCGATCTGGCGAATCACACGCTGCTCGACAGCTCGGACGAAACCTATTACGACAAACAGCCGCAGCGTCCCGGCTGGCACGGCTGGCTGCAGGCCGCCGGCCTCCCGGATATCGCAGGAAAGCGCTATCTCAATTTCACGCCGCGCGTGTACATGCATCAGGCCGTCAGGGAGTGTCTCGGCGTCGGATTGAGCCGCGGCTTGCTCGCGGTGGACGAGCTCGCGGAGAAACAGATCGTCGTGCCGTTCGGCCCCGCCGTCGAGCAACCCTCGACCTACAACCTGGTGTGTCCGACCGTGCTCATCAAACGCAGGGACGTGATCGCATTCACCGAGTGGATCGTGAGCGAGGCACAGCGCAGCATGTCGATTCTCGACAAGCTGCTCGCCGAGTTTCGCTGA
- a CDS encoding hydrolase 1, exosortase A system-associated gives MNEQPVVFECAGESLVGIVSVPRGSPKLGVVILVGGPQYRVGSHRQFVLLARRLAAGGAAVMRFDYRGMGDSAGASVPFDEIAPDVACAIDALAVACPSIDRVILCGLCDAASAALLYAHSTHDARIAGLVLLNPWVGSERARAAAYVKHYYTKRMLEASFWRKLLAGGVDIGSAAAHLSRSIRRVLGSAGEPASRGGESLADRLGRALDGLTTPTLLLLSSDDLTAREFGEYSRARRRGARLSACVEQHTVDADHTFASSAARRRMEDLTAEWLHRTYPEPECLIASGGLLNID, from the coding sequence ATGAACGAACAGCCTGTCGTCTTCGAATGCGCCGGCGAGAGCCTCGTCGGCATCGTCAGCGTGCCCCGCGGATCGCCGAAGCTCGGCGTGGTGATCCTCGTCGGCGGCCCGCAGTATCGCGTGGGCAGCCATCGCCAGTTCGTCCTGCTCGCGCGCCGTCTCGCCGCCGGCGGCGCCGCGGTCATGCGCTTCGATTATCGCGGCATGGGCGACAGCGCAGGCGCGAGCGTGCCGTTCGACGAGATCGCGCCCGATGTCGCGTGCGCGATCGACGCGCTCGCCGTCGCGTGTCCGTCCATAGATCGCGTCATTCTGTGCGGCCTGTGCGACGCCGCGTCCGCCGCGCTCCTGTACGCGCACTCGACGCACGATGCGCGCATTGCGGGTCTGGTGCTGTTGAACCCGTGGGTGGGCAGCGAGCGCGCGCGGGCGGCGGCCTACGTCAAGCACTACTACACCAAACGAATGCTCGAAGCATCGTTCTGGCGCAAGCTGCTCGCCGGAGGCGTGGACATCGGGTCAGCGGCCGCACACTTGTCGCGGTCGATCCGTCGCGTGCTCGGCAGTGCCGGGGAACCTGCAAGCCGCGGCGGGGAATCGCTCGCCGATCGTCTCGGCCGTGCGCTCGACGGGCTGACCACCCCCACCTTGCTGCTGCTCAGCAGCGACGATCTGACGGCACGGGAGTTCGGCGAGTACAGCCGCGCACGGCGGCGCGGCGCGCGGCTCAGCGCGTGCGTCGAGCAGCACACCGTCGATGCCGATCACACGTTCGCGTCCTCGGCGGCGCGACGGCGGATGGAGGACCTCACCGCCGAATGGTTGCACCGCACCTATCCGGAACCCGAGTGCCTCATCGCGAGCGGCGGTTTGCTCAATATCGATTGA
- a CDS encoding serine protease, whose product MPVRLALLLLALAGAMPCRAGALPDTIERIKPSIVAVGTYQKTRSPPFQFRGTGFVVGDGTRVATNAHVLPEQLDVQQREVLVVMVRAGGEPQPREAALVVTDGGHDVAVLRINGAPLPALSFASDAVREGDMVAFTGFPVGGVLGLAPVTHRGMVSAITPIALPMASARQLDPRVVRRVKAGTFSVLQLDATAYPGNSGSPLFDIESGRVVGIINMVFVKGTRESVLSHPSGITFAIPIRHLAELLSAQESGARDR is encoded by the coding sequence GTGCCGGTCCGACTCGCGCTATTGCTGCTCGCGCTGGCGGGAGCGATGCCATGCCGCGCCGGCGCGCTTCCCGACACCATCGAGCGCATCAAACCTTCGATCGTCGCCGTCGGCACTTATCAGAAGACGCGCAGCCCGCCTTTCCAGTTTCGCGGCACCGGCTTCGTCGTCGGTGACGGCACCCGGGTCGCGACCAACGCGCACGTGCTGCCGGAGCAGCTCGACGTGCAGCAGCGCGAGGTGCTGGTCGTCATGGTGCGCGCAGGCGGCGAGCCGCAGCCGCGCGAAGCTGCACTGGTGGTGACCGACGGCGGCCACGACGTCGCCGTGCTGCGCATCAACGGCGCGCCGTTGCCCGCGCTGTCGTTCGCATCGGACGCGGTGCGAGAGGGCGACATGGTCGCGTTTACCGGCTTCCCCGTCGGCGGCGTGCTCGGTCTCGCGCCGGTGACGCACCGGGGCATGGTGTCCGCGATCACGCCGATCGCGCTGCCGATGGCAAGCGCACGGCAGCTCGACCCGCGCGTCGTGCGCCGGGTCAAAGCCGGCACGTTCTCGGTGCTGCAGCTCGACGCCACGGCCTATCCGGGCAACAGCGGCAGCCCCTTGTTCGACATCGAATCGGGTCGAGTCGTGGGCATCATCAACATGGTCTTCGTGAAGGGCACGCGCGAGTCGGTGCTGAGCCATCCTTCGGGGATCACGTTCGCCATTCCCATTCGTCACCTCGCCGAGCTGCTGTCGGCGCAGGAGAGCGGCGCACGCGACCGTTAG
- a CDS encoding transglycosylase SLT domain-containing protein translates to MRSRAGLRAIAACALLGLCAADGFGQEASELRAEARAYEHGEGVRRNVARAIELYCKAARYGDVEAQFSLGWIYANGRGVPKDDAMAAFYFRLAASQGHDHAAQMLRFVGDSVAAAPHCLTPDPPLLAAAPATPVDREAHDDEAFVPRTPMQKLAAGLVRELAPKYGVRPRLALAVIRAESNFEASARSPKNAQGLMQLIPETAARFNVARPFDPAQNIRGGLAYLRWLLAYFEGDVTLVAAAYNAGEGAVNRFRGVPPFAETRDYVQRILRLYGALEHPFDPAVTDSSPELGSIRKAASRGPRVSAAATPAREF, encoded by the coding sequence ATGCGGTCGCGAGCGGGGCTGCGCGCAATCGCGGCGTGCGCGCTGCTCGGGCTGTGCGCGGCCGACGGCTTTGGCCAGGAGGCGTCCGAGCTGCGCGCCGAAGCGCGCGCGTACGAGCACGGCGAAGGCGTGCGCAGGAATGTCGCGCGGGCGATCGAGCTCTACTGCAAGGCGGCGCGTTACGGCGACGTCGAAGCGCAGTTCAGCCTCGGCTGGATCTATGCGAACGGGCGCGGCGTGCCGAAGGATGACGCCATGGCCGCATTCTATTTCCGGCTCGCCGCCTCGCAGGGCCATGACCACGCCGCGCAGATGCTGCGTTTCGTCGGCGACTCGGTCGCTGCGGCTCCGCACTGTCTCACCCCCGACCCGCCCTTGCTCGCGGCAGCGCCCGCGACGCCTGTCGACCGCGAAGCGCACGACGACGAGGCCTTCGTGCCGCGCACCCCGATGCAGAAGCTCGCGGCGGGACTCGTCCGCGAGCTCGCGCCCAAGTACGGGGTCAGGCCGCGTCTCGCGCTCGCGGTGATCCGCGCCGAATCGAACTTCGAGGCTTCGGCGCGCTCGCCGAAGAACGCGCAGGGACTGATGCAGCTCATTCCGGAGACGGCGGCGCGCTTCAACGTCGCCAGGCCGTTCGATCCGGCACAGAACATACGCGGGGGACTGGCCTATCTGCGCTGGCTGCTCGCGTATTTCGAAGGCGACGTCACGCTCGTCGCGGCGGCGTACAACGCGGGCGAGGGCGCGGTGAACCGCTTCCGTGGAGTGCCGCCGTTCGCCGAAACTCGCGATTACGTGCAGCGCATCCTGCGGCTGTACGGGGCGCTGGAGCATCCGTTCGACCCGGCCGTCACCGATTCGTCACCGGAGCTCGGCAGCATCCGCAAAGCCGCGTCTCGCGGGCCGAGGGTGTCGGCCGCCGCAACGCCCGCGCGCGAGTTCTGA